From one Peptoniphilaceae bacterium AMB_02 genomic stretch:
- a CDS encoding HutD family protein, whose protein sequence is MKISIVKWSDFKTSTWSGGTTSEIIIVPKGAEVGKRNFDLRISTATCDLDESVFSDYTGFKRYIAPVDGELVLDVEGSEVKLSPYEVYGFNGSEAVTGYSKVRDYNLIFKEGLNAQMESFVLRDVKVLTLTSKNYLIQSFDSDIRFETENESGVLNKNDALLIENANGFLKLYSEVETPLFLIQY, encoded by the coding sequence ATGAAAATCAGTATAGTAAAATGGTCGGACTTTAAAACCAGTACATGGTCAGGAGGAACCACCTCCGAGATAATCATAGTACCTAAAGGTGCAGAAGTGGGGAAGAGAAACTTTGACCTTAGGATATCGACAGCTACTTGTGACTTGGATGAATCAGTATTTTCTGATTATACGGGATTCAAGAGATATATAGCACCTGTTGATGGTGAACTCGTCTTGGATGTTGAAGGTAGTGAAGTTAAACTAAGTCCATACGAAGTTTATGGATTTAATGGAAGTGAGGCTGTTACAGGATACAGTAAAGTCAGAGATTATAATTTGATTTTTAAAGAGGGTTTGAATGCACAGATGGAATCTTTTGTACTAAGGGATGTAAAAGTTTTAACCCTTACTTCAAAAAACTATCTAATACAGAGCTTTGATAGCGATATTAGATTTGAAACTGAAAACGAATCGGGTGTTCTAAATAAAAATGATGCCCTATTAATCGAAAATGCAAATGGATTTTTAAAACTTTATTCTGAAGTGGAAACGCCACTATTTCTTATCCAATACTAA
- a CDS encoding SufD family Fe-S cluster assembly protein, translating to MKIADHILEVVADLKGKPQGAHNIRLNGKTSSRQSTKNIEIVNKTDNPGIDIIIKPGTVSEFVHIPVVIDTGGITEMVYNDFYIGENSDVVIVAGCGIHNDGSHLTQHDGIHTFYVGKNSKVKYVEKHYGEGGGTGENVLNPITVIHLDEGSSMEMESVQINGVDSTRRVTKADLADNASLVTKEIIMTSGTQLATTDFQIELNGKGSSTNIVSRSVAKGKSSQVFTSIINGNNECIGHSECDAIIMDEATVKAVPDVTAKHVDAMLIHEAAIGKIAGDQINKLMTLGMSEEEAEEEIVSGFLR from the coding sequence ATGAAAATCGCCGATCATATACTTGAAGTTGTTGCAGATTTAAAGGGTAAACCTCAAGGTGCGCATAATATAAGATTAAATGGTAAAACGAGTAGTAGACAAAGCACAAAGAATATTGAGATTGTAAATAAAACCGATAACCCGGGTATAGATATAATTATAAAGCCGGGTACAGTAAGTGAATTCGTTCATATCCCGGTAGTCATTGATACCGGTGGAATTACGGAAATGGTATACAATGATTTTTATATAGGAGAAAATAGTGATGTCGTAATAGTAGCAGGCTGCGGAATCCATAATGACGGGAGTCATCTAACTCAGCACGACGGTATCCACACTTTCTATGTAGGTAAAAATTCCAAAGTAAAATATGTAGAGAAACACTATGGCGAAGGTGGAGGTACAGGTGAAAATGTCCTAAATCCTATAACAGTTATTCACCTCGATGAAGGCAGTTCTATGGAAATGGAAAGTGTTCAAATAAATGGTGTAGACTCCACAAGAAGAGTTACTAAGGCAGATCTCGCAGACAATGCATCTCTTGTCACAAAAGAAATCATAATGACCAGTGGAACTCAGTTGGCGACCACCGATTTTCAAATAGAACTCAATGGTAAAGGTTCCAGTACAAATATAGTTTCTCGTTCAGTGGCAAAGGGAAAATCAAGTCAGGTTTTCACCTCTATTATTAACGGGAATAACGAATGTATCGGACATTCTGAATGTGATGCCATAATCATGGATGAAGCTACCGTCAAAGCAGTTCCCGATGTAACTGCGAAACATGTTGATGCAATGCTGATTCATGAAGCAGCCATAGGCAAAATAGCCGGCGATCAGATTAATAAGCTTATGACTCTGGGCATGAGTGAAGAAGAAGCCGAAGAAGAAATCGTCTCAGGCTTTCTAAGATAA
- a CDS encoding ATP-binding cassette domain-containing protein, producing the protein MLELIDICYEVETENGNGKKHILKNINLSIEDNKYVVITGPNGSGKSTLAKLIMGLEKPTSGRIIFDGVDITKMDIHERAKLGIGYAFQAPVKFKGLMVKDLLRISHGRDITSDEACVYLSDVGLCAADYIERELNDSLSGGELKRIEIATLMAREVKLTIFDEPEAGIDLWSFNNLISIFRRLRKKTEGSIIIISHQERILNIADQIVLLQDGEIKRIGTHDEIYPMLMGHPDDCECCIREVVI; encoded by the coding sequence ATGTTGGAATTAATTGATATCTGTTACGAGGTGGAAACTGAAAATGGTAACGGAAAAAAACATATTTTAAAGAATATCAATTTAAGTATTGAGGATAATAAATATGTAGTTATTACAGGTCCAAACGGAAGTGGTAAATCTACTTTGGCAAAGCTGATTATGGGTTTAGAGAAGCCTACTTCAGGTAGGATAATTTTTGACGGTGTCGACATAACCAAAATGGATATCCATGAGAGAGCTAAGCTTGGAATAGGCTATGCATTTCAAGCTCCGGTTAAATTTAAGGGTTTGATGGTAAAAGATCTTCTTCGTATTTCTCATGGAAGAGATATCACAAGCGATGAAGCATGTGTGTACTTATCCGATGTAGGACTCTGTGCAGCAGATTATATTGAAAGGGAATTAAATGACAGTCTTTCCGGTGGAGAGTTAAAGAGAATTGAAATCGCCACACTCATGGCGAGAGAGGTCAAACTTACTATCTTTGATGAACCTGAAGCGGGAATAGACCTGTGGAGTTTTAATAATCTTATTTCCATATTTAGGAGACTCAGAAAGAAAACAGAAGGAAGTATAATCATAATTTCACATCAAGAGAGGATATTAAATATAGCAGATCAGATTGTGCTTCTACAAGATGGTGAAATTAAACGAATAGGAACTCATGATGAAATATATCCTATGTTAATGGGACATCCTGACGACTGTGAATGCTGCATAAGGGAGGTTGTTATATAA
- the thrC gene encoding threonine synthase, giving the protein MRYNSTRNKNLSVSAAEAIVRGISPDGGLYIPEEFPKLMDLKDLMNMSYRELASYVLGLYFEELGLGKLKESAGAAYDGKFPTEVTPLKTIGDMTFIELYHGRTLAFKDMALSVLPHLLKASLEKLGNENRILILVATSGDTGKAALEGFNEVDGIDVMVYYPKDGVSEVQRLQMVTHAGSNTHVIAIDGNFDDAQSGVKDIFTDEDFKNKIMELGFNFSSANSINIGRLIPQIVYYINAYLRLVEKGIINNDSKINVAVPTGNFGNVLAAYYAKQMGLPINKLIVASNDNKVLTDFFETGEYDKERELLLTSSPSMDILISSNLERLLYHITDGDYKKVSEAMKKLNQNKKYLWDEFGEGEFFAAFASEEDVSNSIREVYDGDYTIDPHTAVAYFAARRYIETTGDKTHMLVASTASPFKFPAKVLSSIGEDVPDLEFDSLRLLSEKMKVEIPDSLKELPYLEIKHKDVYKPDEMRQSILEIIQEKKYVKD; this is encoded by the coding sequence ATGAGATATAACAGCACAAGAAATAAGAACTTATCAGTCAGTGCTGCAGAAGCTATAGTGCGTGGAATTTCACCTGATGGAGGATTATATATACCTGAAGAATTTCCTAAGCTCATGGATTTAAAAGACTTAATGAATATGTCCTATCGGGAACTTGCCTCATATGTACTGGGATTGTATTTTGAAGAACTTGGACTAGGCAAATTAAAAGAATCAGCCGGAGCTGCGTATGACGGCAAGTTTCCAACTGAAGTTACACCACTTAAAACCATTGGAGACATGACTTTTATTGAGCTTTATCATGGTAGGACATTGGCTTTTAAAGATATGGCACTTTCGGTACTGCCACATTTATTAAAAGCATCTTTAGAAAAATTAGGAAACGAAAATAGGATTCTAATACTGGTTGCTACATCGGGTGACACAGGAAAGGCAGCTCTAGAAGGTTTCAATGAGGTGGATGGCATAGATGTAATGGTCTATTATCCCAAAGACGGAGTTAGTGAAGTACAAAGATTACAGATGGTAACTCACGCAGGTAGTAATACTCATGTTATAGCCATAGATGGCAACTTTGACGACGCTCAATCAGGTGTTAAAGATATTTTTACAGATGAGGATTTTAAAAACAAGATTATGGAACTGGGCTTTAATTTTTCATCTGCCAACTCCATTAATATAGGTAGATTGATACCTCAGATTGTATACTATATCAATGCATATTTAAGACTTGTAGAAAAGGGTATAATCAATAATGATAGTAAAATAAATGTAGCTGTTCCTACCGGTAATTTTGGTAATGTACTTGCTGCGTACTATGCAAAGCAAATGGGACTACCCATAAATAAACTAATAGTTGCTTCAAATGACAATAAAGTTTTGACCGACTTTTTTGAAACAGGTGAGTATGACAAGGAAAGAGAACTGCTCCTAACATCTTCACCTTCTATGGACATTCTAATATCAAGCAATTTAGAACGACTCCTCTATCATATTACGGATGGAGATTATAAAAAAGTGTCCGAAGCAATGAAAAAGCTGAATCAGAACAAAAAGTATCTATGGGATGAATTTGGAGAAGGCGAATTCTTTGCAGCATTTGCAAGCGAAGAGGATGTTTCAAACTCAATAAGAGAAGTTTACGATGGTGATTACACAATCGACCCTCATACAGCAGTAGCTTATTTTGCAGCTAGAAGATATATTGAAACGACCGGGGATAAGACTCATATGCTAGTGGCATCAACTGCAAGTCCGTTTAAGTTTCCGGCTAAGGTACTAAGCTCAATTGGAGAAGATGTTCCTGATTTGGAATTTGACTCACTAAGATTACTATCAGAAAAAATGAAGGTAGAGATTCCGGACTCTTTAAAAGAATTGCCGTATCTCGAAATCAAACATAAAGATGTATATAAACCGGATGAAATGAGACAATCTATACTAGAAATTATACAGGAGAAAAAATATGTTAAGGATTAG
- a CDS encoding MarR family transcriptional regulator: MKCLILSKLFTTIDELDKQRKIVSSKIGKPDLTCSELVFINAVFENPNSNAVELSKELMVTRGAITQWGNSLEKKNLVSRFLKDSNKKEKYYTLTPKGVEVVNSYRDYHKIGNHEICKYFSNLSNEQRSTIMDFLDYIAMLEVCEFDCMHSSECMADLV; encoded by the coding sequence ATGAAATGTCTCATATTAAGTAAATTATTTACTACAATTGATGAGCTTGATAAACAGCGTAAAATCGTCAGCTCTAAAATAGGAAAACCTGATTTAACTTGTTCAGAGCTTGTTTTTATAAATGCAGTTTTCGAAAACCCCAATAGCAACGCAGTCGAATTGTCTAAAGAACTTATGGTCACCCGAGGTGCAATTACTCAGTGGGGAAATTCACTCGAAAAAAAGAATCTTGTATCAAGATTCCTAAAAGATAGTAATAAAAAGGAAAAATATTATACATTAACTCCAAAAGGTGTCGAGGTAGTTAATAGCTATCGTGATTATCATAAAATTGGAAATCATGAAATATGTAAGTATTTTTCAAATCTAAGCAATGAACAGAGGTCTACGATAATGGATTTTTTAGATTATATTGCAATGCTTGAGGTTTGTGAGTTTGATTGCATGCATTCAAGTGAATGTATGGCTGATTTAGTATAA
- a CDS encoding 50S ribosomal protein L25, whose protein sequence is MAEIKLNVELREGIGKNKTDKLRAEKIVPGVVYGKGVEPKTISISEKELHKVFLSAGTNTIIDLVLGSENLPVLFKEVQKHPYKNRYTHVDFYMIDMKESLRIQIPIILEGRDDIILQPSVLTQQLNEVDIECLPVDIPQAAVYNVTEMQYGDQVLVKDLDIFSNEKLTFWTDAEELVATLQEPREEVEEEETDETIDAADVPTVDETEDEGAEEADE, encoded by the coding sequence ATGGCAGAAATTAAACTTAACGTAGAATTACGTGAAGGTATAGGTAAAAATAAAACAGATAAATTAAGGGCAGAAAAGATTGTTCCGGGAGTTGTTTACGGAAAAGGAGTTGAACCTAAGACAATATCTATTTCTGAAAAAGAATTACACAAGGTATTCTTAAGTGCTGGAACTAACACAATAATAGATTTAGTATTGGGATCTGAAAATTTACCTGTTCTATTTAAGGAAGTTCAAAAACATCCTTATAAGAACAGATATACTCATGTTGACTTCTATATGATCGACATGAAGGAATCACTTAGAATTCAAATTCCAATCATTCTTGAAGGAAGAGACGATATTATACTTCAACCTTCAGTTTTAACACAACAATTAAACGAAGTAGACATCGAATGTCTACCGGTTGATATCCCTCAAGCAGCAGTATATAATGTTACTGAAATGCAGTATGGCGATCAAGTTCTAGTTAAAGATCTAGATATTTTCTCTAATGAAAAACTTACATTCTGGACAGATGCAGAAGAACTTGTTGCAACTCTACAAGAACCTAGAGAAGAAGTCGAAGAAGAAGAAACTGATGAAACAATCGACGCTGCTGACGTACCTACAGTTGATGAAACTGAAGATGAAGGCGCTGAAGAGGCTGATGAGTAA
- a CDS encoding leucyl aminopeptidase, whose amino-acid sequence MKIVLSKDFEVKVHFVLEDEKLTMLSDAKRDYAKNTLEFKGEKKSVYADLGPGSDNIVVVGLGKYEDLNHDVFRLAANIAAKTLETNKVKEASVIINKYDGYCTRKMTKSYIEGFLQNDYIFDEYLSKKTVKNVETISIIPIEGKDESAELALEETLGIMEGVNLTRKLVNTPSMDMYPEVLAKIAVDELSGLGVEVEVFDKDKIKELGMEAFLAVAEGSEKEPKFIVMKYLPKGEDKPAITLVGKGLTYDSGGYAIKPADGMYTMKADMAGSASVVGAIYALAKNKTENNVIGIIAACENMISGGAYKNGDIIGSMKGTTIDVVNTDAEGRLTLADAIYYAATKVNSSCIIDIATLTGACVVGLGEYTVGAVTNNKDLYKEVKKASKRSGEHLWLFPSFDEMRDLLKADFADLKNSTGRWGGAITAGLFLEHFAEEKPWVHLDIAGPAYSDKGWGYLPKGATGIPVKTLYDFVARKDMPIDEKYHKN is encoded by the coding sequence ATGAAAATTGTATTATCAAAAGACTTTGAAGTTAAGGTTCATTTCGTACTTGAAGACGAAAAACTAACAATGCTAAGCGATGCAAAGAGAGATTATGCAAAAAACACTCTTGAATTTAAAGGTGAGAAAAAATCTGTCTATGCTGATTTGGGGCCTGGCTCCGATAATATCGTAGTTGTAGGTCTGGGCAAGTATGAAGATCTCAATCACGATGTTTTCAGATTGGCCGCAAATATTGCAGCAAAAACACTTGAGACTAATAAAGTCAAAGAAGCAAGTGTGATAATCAATAAATACGATGGTTATTGTACGAGAAAAATGACTAAATCATATATCGAAGGTTTCCTTCAAAACGATTATATCTTCGATGAATATCTAAGCAAAAAAACAGTAAAGAATGTCGAAACTATAAGCATAATCCCAATAGAAGGCAAGGACGAATCAGCAGAGCTTGCACTGGAGGAGACTCTTGGAATAATGGAAGGTGTAAACCTTACTCGTAAGTTAGTCAATACTCCCTCTATGGACATGTATCCGGAAGTGCTTGCAAAAATTGCTGTAGATGAACTTTCCGGTCTTGGCGTTGAAGTTGAAGTTTTTGATAAAGATAAAATAAAAGAACTGGGAATGGAAGCATTCCTTGCGGTTGCAGAAGGTTCAGAGAAAGAGCCTAAATTTATAGTAATGAAATACCTTCCAAAAGGTGAAGACAAGCCTGCTATTACTCTTGTCGGAAAAGGACTTACCTATGATTCAGGCGGATATGCTATAAAGCCTGCAGATGGTATGTATACTATGAAAGCAGATATGGCGGGATCAGCTTCAGTTGTAGGAGCAATCTATGCTTTGGCTAAGAATAAAACCGAGAACAATGTAATTGGAATTATTGCTGCATGCGAGAACATGATTTCCGGTGGTGCATATAAAAACGGAGACATCATCGGTTCTATGAAAGGCACTACCATAGATGTTGTAAACACCGATGCTGAAGGTAGACTTACTCTTGCGGATGCAATCTATTATGCAGCCACAAAGGTAAACAGTTCTTGTATAATTGATATAGCTACGCTTACCGGTGCTTGCGTAGTAGGTTTAGGTGAATACACTGTCGGTGCTGTTACTAATAATAAGGATTTATACAAAGAAGTAAAAAAAGCATCCAAGAGATCCGGTGAACACTTATGGTTGTTCCCATCCTTCGATGAGATGAGAGATTTGTTAAAAGCTGATTTCGCAGATCTTAAAAACTCTACAGGCAGATGGGGCGGTGCTATTACTGCGGGACTGTTCTTGGAACATTTTGCAGAAGAAAAACCTTGGGTTCATCTTGATATTGCAGGTCCAGCGTATTCCGATAAGGGCTGGGGCTATCTTCCTAAAGGCGCAACCGGAATTCCGGTTAAAACTCTTTACGATTTTGTTGCTAGAAAAGATATGCCGATTGACGAAAAATACCACAAGAATTAA
- a CDS encoding homoserine dehydrogenase, whose amino-acid sequence MKKVNLGLLGFGTVGQGVAKIIGEKSDSLGKYLGVELVVKRALVKDISKTREVKLNESAYTLDYLDIVNDPEIDIVIELTGCIDEAYKMITESLNAGKHVVTANKAVISQYFEEFTALAKEKGLNFLYEASVGGGIPIIKPLYDVIKLNDVKRVRGIMNGTCNYILTNMTQDGADYFDVLKEAQKLGYAEADPSSDVDGFDTMRKLRILSTIAFKQPIMEDEIIMGGISKLNALDINLLKGLGRVIKLIGDAWVEDDKVKAVVQPVAVHSGSYFSSVNQAYNSITVQGDMVGELKFYGSGAGMLPTANAVLTDCMDIVLQNQKPETYGIGLRRDVDSNSISGEFYVRYDDGKVDLDDLKDRELNENPKVIVTKRVNLAEVQEKLANDENASVVRLESEDY is encoded by the coding sequence ATGAAAAAGGTAAATTTAGGATTATTGGGTTTTGGAACTGTGGGACAAGGTGTTGCGAAGATTATTGGAGAAAAATCAGATTCTCTTGGGAAATACCTTGGTGTCGAGCTTGTCGTTAAAAGAGCCTTGGTAAAAGATATCTCTAAGACAAGGGAAGTTAAACTAAATGAATCAGCTTATACTTTGGATTATTTAGATATAGTAAATGATCCTGAGATTGACATAGTTATCGAATTAACCGGATGTATTGATGAGGCTTATAAAATGATAACCGAATCACTTAATGCTGGTAAACATGTTGTTACTGCTAATAAAGCTGTTATTAGTCAATACTTTGAGGAATTCACTGCACTTGCAAAAGAAAAAGGACTGAACTTTTTATATGAAGCGAGTGTTGGAGGAGGAATCCCGATTATAAAACCTCTATACGATGTAATAAAACTTAATGATGTAAAAAGAGTTAGAGGAATAATGAACGGTACTTGCAATTATATACTTACCAATATGACTCAAGACGGAGCGGATTATTTTGATGTATTGAAAGAAGCCCAAAAACTTGGATATGCAGAAGCCGATCCTTCAAGTGATGTTGACGGCTTCGATACTATGAGAAAACTGAGAATATTATCAACTATTGCATTCAAACAGCCTATTATGGAAGATGAAATCATCATGGGAGGTATATCGAAATTAAATGCACTGGATATTAATTTACTTAAAGGATTAGGTAGAGTCATTAAATTGATAGGAGATGCCTGGGTGGAAGATGACAAGGTTAAAGCTGTAGTACAGCCTGTTGCAGTTCATAGTGGCAGCTACTTCTCATCTGTCAATCAAGCATATAATTCTATAACAGTGCAAGGTGATATGGTAGGGGAGCTCAAGTTTTACGGTTCAGGTGCCGGCATGCTTCCAACTGCCAATGCAGTACTTACAGATTGTATGGATATAGTATTACAAAACCAAAAACCTGAAACATATGGAATCGGACTAAGAAGAGATGTTGACTCCAATAGTATAAGCGGTGAGTTTTATGTAAGATACGACGATGGAAAAGTTGACCTTGATGATTTAAAAGACAGAGAATTAAATGAAAATCCAAAAGTAATAGTAACTAAAAGAGTAAATCTTGCGGAAGTGCAGGAAAAATTGGCAAATGACGAGAATGCGAGTGTGGTTAGACTTGAGAGTGAGGACTACTAA
- the thrB gene encoding homoserine kinase, translated as MLRISVPATSANIGPGFDVFGLAIEMKNEFVFSHADSFDEDNLVYQAFKRAYERLGLEPEPIKVEINAEVPMARGLGSSSTCVVAGVAAALYRIRGEINKDFLLDIATDIEGHPDNVAPAIFGNLVVSVMDESKVYYTIHKLHDDLKFLTIIPDFELATEKAREILPGVISRADGIYNVSRACLLVPALEVLDEQKIRVGLKDRFHEPYRKSLIPGYDEVKKAAIKLGAIGCYLSGAGPTMMCITTADNTAVFDGLSEYLKSAFPSWQINAFNIDKKGIVVIEE; from the coding sequence ATGTTAAGGATTAGTGTCCCAGCTACAAGTGCAAATATTGGCCCCGGATTTGATGTTTTTGGTTTAGCGATTGAAATGAAGAATGAATTTGTTTTTAGCCATGCCGATTCATTCGATGAAGATAATTTAGTATATCAAGCATTCAAACGTGCCTATGAGAGACTGGGGCTTGAACCCGAACCAATCAAAGTTGAGATTAATGCAGAGGTTCCGATGGCCAGAGGGCTTGGTTCTTCTTCAACCTGTGTTGTTGCAGGGGTTGCTGCAGCACTTTATAGAATAAGAGGCGAGATTAACAAAGACTTTTTACTAGACATTGCCACCGATATAGAAGGGCATCCGGACAATGTAGCACCGGCGATCTTCGGTAATTTAGTAGTATCGGTAATGGATGAAAGCAAGGTCTATTACACCATTCACAAGCTTCACGATGACTTGAAGTTTTTGACGATTATACCGGATTTTGAATTAGCCACTGAAAAAGCAAGAGAGATACTGCCAGGGGTTATATCCAGAGCAGACGGAATTTATAATGTAAGCCGAGCCTGTTTACTTGTACCTGCGCTTGAAGTGCTTGATGAGCAAAAGATAAGAGTAGGACTTAAGGACAGATTTCATGAACCATATAGAAAATCACTCATACCGGGATACGACGAAGTTAAAAAAGCCGCTATCAAACTAGGAGCAATAGGATGTTATCTAAGTGGAGCGGGCCCAACTATGATGTGTATCACAACTGCAGATAATACAGCCGTTTTTGATGGACTAAGCGAGTATCTGAAATCTGCATTCCCAAGTTGGCAAATAAATGCTTTCAATATCGATAAAAAGGGTATAGTAGTTATCGAGGAGTGA
- a CDS encoding aspartate kinase has protein sequence MKKVVKFGGSSLADSSQFKKVRSIIEQDPERAFVVVSAPGKRHSQDHKITDLLLMSHQLSSHDLNFEEVFELIESRYTEICSDLDLSIDINPILSEVKENISKGASRDYVASRGEYINGLLLADYLGIDFIDASEIIRFNDNGVFDDDKSEELISEKLKDVERAVIPGFYGANRHGQIITFSRGGSDVTGSIVANGVEASIYENWTDVSGFLMADPKIQEDAKPMGLVTYKELRELSYMGAPVLHEEAIFPVRKKGISIQIKNTNEPEAPGTMIVHDDFDQIKQGSITGISGKKGFTVISVEKTLMNVEKGFIRKLISIFEANDISIEHIPSSIDSISIIVADSEIKDKEKKIVEEIKIYCNPDTVNVYPGMALLTVVGRGMVKTKGTSAKIFTALYEAGVNVRMITQGSSELNIIIGIETRDFEKAVRAIYGAFK, from the coding sequence ATGAAAAAAGTTGTAAAATTTGGTGGAAGTTCACTGGCAGATTCATCACAATTCAAAAAAGTAAGATCTATCATTGAACAAGATCCTGAAAGAGCATTTGTAGTAGTATCTGCTCCGGGAAAAAGACATTCACAGGACCATAAGATTACTGATTTACTACTGATGAGTCATCAGTTGTCATCTCATGATCTTAATTTTGAGGAGGTGTTTGAGCTTATTGAATCCAGATATACTGAAATATGTAGCGATCTGGACTTAAGCATTGACATTAACCCTATTTTAAGTGAAGTCAAAGAAAATATATCTAAAGGAGCTTCCAGAGATTATGTTGCCAGTAGAGGCGAGTATATCAATGGGTTATTATTAGCTGACTATCTAGGTATAGATTTTATAGATGCATCAGAAATTATTAGATTTAACGATAATGGTGTTTTTGATGATGATAAGTCTGAAGAGCTTATTTCTGAAAAACTTAAAGATGTTGAAAGAGCAGTTATCCCCGGGTTTTATGGAGCAAATAGACATGGCCAGATTATTACTTTTTCTAGAGGAGGCTCAGATGTAACAGGCTCAATTGTAGCTAATGGAGTAGAAGCATCAATTTATGAGAACTGGACTGATGTATCCGGGTTCTTAATGGCGGACCCTAAAATTCAAGAGGATGCAAAGCCAATGGGTTTAGTTACTTATAAAGAATTAAGAGAATTATCGTACATGGGCGCACCTGTACTTCATGAAGAGGCAATATTTCCTGTAAGAAAAAAAGGAATATCCATACAAATTAAAAACACAAATGAACCTGAAGCACCAGGTACGATGATAGTACATGATGACTTTGATCAGATTAAACAGGGTAGTATAACGGGCATTTCAGGAAAAAAAGGTTTTACGGTCATTTCCGTTGAGAAGACCCTTATGAATGTTGAAAAAGGTTTTATAAGAAAACTTATTTCAATTTTTGAAGCCAATGATATTTCTATAGAACATATCCCTTCCAGTATCGACTCAATTTCTATTATTGTGGCAGATTCTGAAATTAAAGACAAAGAGAAGAAGATAGTGGAAGAAATTAAGATATATTGTAATCCGGATACAGTCAATGTATACCCCGGAATGGCACTTTTAACTGTGGTTGGTAGAGGGATGGTCAAAACTAAGGGAACATCAGCCAAGATTTTTACAGCGCTTTATGAAGCCGGAGTAAATGTAAGGATGATAACTCAGGGTTCAAGCGAATTGAATATAATAATAGGAATAGAGACTAGAGATTTTGAAAAAGCTGTTAGAGCTATTTATGGAGCATTTAAATAA